One Spinacia oleracea cultivar Varoflay chromosome 4, BTI_SOV_V1, whole genome shotgun sequence DNA segment encodes these proteins:
- the LOC110792643 gene encoding uncharacterized protein — translation MTELFQLLQINIISARDLATVSRSMNTYVVGWVHPERKLITRVDHKGNNCPEWNDRFIFRVTPDFLSSNSSKVEIEIYSQAWLRDNLVGSVRVSIASLLPTDGPIGSTRRTVDLQIRRPSGRPQGILNVVVSVLDGTRRSMPLSRVGIQDDKGTRPKPEGSSVLRRSKSERSWVAGADNESTQAPKPPEPGPGSSLGSSICNSDVGPSASVVAAAVARGLYTPNTTKARGRGNGGKAIINNDDEGDSILQWADEPSEDGIVTKIERWKMEMQKPNHGGGKGGGGQVAAGEGTRHKHKNPHPHLHPQHRRSKTDAGGRLFRCFGKAYGFEFTIVCGSNHANDKQNNKNGKKKLRPKTTTSDGDTDSQSYIIV, via the coding sequence ATGACAGAACTCTTCCAATTGCTACAAATCAATATAATTTCAGCCCGAGACCTCGCAACGGTATCTAGATCCATGAACACTTATGTTGTTGGGTGGGTCCACCCGGAAAGAAAATTGATAACCCGAGTCGACCACAAAGGAAATAATTGCCCCGAATGGAACGATAGGTTCATATTTCGGGTCACACCCGATTTCCTTTCCTCCAACTCTTcaaaggtagagattgagattTACAGCCAAGCTTGGCTACGTGACAATCTCGTCGGGTCGGTTCGAGTATCCATTGCTAGCCTACTACCCACAGACGGCCCAATCGGGTCTACCCGTCGAACTGTTGACCTCCAAATTCGTCGTCCATCGGGCCGACCGCAAGGAATCCTTAATGTCGTCGTCTCGGTCTTAGATGGCACTAGGCGAAGCATGCCGCTCTCTAGGGTCGGTATCCAAGACGACAAGGGtacccgacccaaacccgaagGATCCAGCGTCTTACGCCGGTCGAAGAGCGAGCGCTCCTGGGTAGCTGGTGCCGACAACGAATCAACTCAAGCTCCCAAGccgcccgagcccggcccgggATCGAGCTTAGGCTCGTCCATTTGCAACTCCGACGTAGGACCATCAGCATCAGTGGTGGCAGCAGCGGTGGCAAGAGGGTTATACACGCCAAACACAACAAAAGCTCGTGGTCGCGGTAACGGCGGCAAAGCGATAATCAACAACGACGACGAGGGCGACTCCATCTTGCAATGGGCAGACGAGCCGAGCGAGGATGGGATAGTCACAAAAATAGAACGGTGGAAGATGGAGATGCAAAAGCCAAATCACGGCGGAGGGAAAGGTGGGGGTGGTCAGGTGGCGGCGGGTGAGGGCACACGACACAAGCACAAGAACCCACACCCGCATCTACATCCACAGCACCGGCGATCAAAAACAGATGCGGGTGGGAGATTATTTAGGTGCTTTGGTAAGGCATACGGGTTTGAGTTTACAATTGTATGTGGGTCCAACCATGCGAatgataaacaaaataataagAATGGAAAGAAAAAGTTGCGTCCTAAGACGACGACATCAGACGGTGATACCGATAGTCAATCCTACATTATTGTATGA
- the LOC130459867 gene encoding protein MAINTENANCE OF MERISTEMS-like: protein MSDESLSPHGGHEVRGMTRQSTGPGPLWVGPELYYGRDLHYDLEHHVTSRLHAKRETTVRGYGVATSEAVFSYLSSDAQALVRASSLFPVVETFWEILRLNISLSFLRSFMRWWWDTTNTFHFPWGEMTITPEDYTALTGLTFTGNPVRLRSDGPSPTVAEGTRLLGSWMGSRLPSYQPRGIPFADLMWALEHGVEESPLRQARLFYLHFITSTFLSGPTDTFDPRWIGMVEDVSTLGDYRWGDLGYATLVGQMSLSVRDSDPSRRHFVITLAGVPRLIELWAFEHLPWLAPRKGQRPLEFPAGRRWGWKKKLTVRPPPDTVWDLIRDGNPEHVVWTPWLSFRGTHASVRDSYALSQMRILFVDRRDPVWYLGERVRMQTVGVFSVPRPPPATMLSTRSIGESWRVHSRTGVPATELVIEGARYYQFIQDSLHLPEPGAEGHDPSLGGWVLPDARISYTGESGSEIVETFPEDRVFHAPLPEGVEAVPARTANAMVGVINQLKSALVRARSALSCRSPHSTRTAAGRAAADDAGPSGRGHGVREREREYGTRPYGIAVLTRG, encoded by the exons atgtctgatgAGTCGTTATCCCCTCAtggtggccacgaggtgcgtggcatgacgcgtcagtcgactggcccgggtcccttatgggtgggccctgagctttactatggtcgtgatctgcactacgacctagagcaccatgtgacttcccgccttcacgcgaagagagagactacggttcgcggctatggcgttGCGACGAGTGAGGccgtttttagctatctgagctcggacgcccaggccttggtgagggcgagctcactgtttccggtggttgagactttctgggagatactgcggcttaacatctccctgtcctttctgcggtcgttcatgaggtggtggtgggataccaccaacaccttccactttccttggggcgagatgacgatcactcctgaggactacacagctttgacgggcttgacctttacagggaaccccgttcgtctgaggtcggatggcccatcgccgactgttgctgaaggtaccaggctcctgggctcgtggatgggtagtagattaccttcgtaccagccccgtgggatacctttcgctgacctgatgtgggctttggagcatggggtagaggagtcgcctttgagacaggctcggctgttctacctccattttattacttccacttttctatcgggtccgactgacacctttgacccgaggtggataggcatggtggaggatgTGTCTACACTtggtgactatcgctggggcgatttgggctatgcgacgcttgtcggccagatgagtttgtcggtgcgcgactcggacccgagtagacgtcactttgtgattacattagcgggagtgccgcgctTGATCGAG ctgtgggcctttgagcacttaccttggctagctccccgaaaggggcagaggcctttggagttccctgccggtcgccgttggggttggaagaagaagctgacagtgcgtccaccgcccgataccgtgtgggatcttatccgggacgggaaccctgagcat gtggtttggaccccatggctctcttttaggggtacccatgcttcagtcagggatagttatgccctgagccagatgcggatCTTGTTCGTTgaccgccgggaccctgtctggtacctgggagagcgggtacgtatgcagacggtcggggttttttcggtgcccaggcctccgcctgcgaccatgctgtctactcgctcgataggcgagtcgtggagggtccattcgaggactggtgtgccggcgacagagttggtgatagagggagctaggtattaccagtttatccaggattctcttcatctcccggagcctggcgct gagggtcatgacccttcgttggggggatgggtgcttcccgatgctcggatctcgtataccggagagagtggatccgagattgtggagactttcccggaagaccgggttttccatgctccgctccctgagggagtagaggcg gttccggcccgtacggccaatgcgatggtgggggtgatcaaccagttgaagtccgcgttggttcgagctcggtctgcactttcttgcaggagcccccactctactcgg ACGGCTGCTGGGCGGGCTgcggccgacgacgcgggtccctcgggcagGGGACACGGTGttcgtgagagagagagagagtacggcactcgcccctacggcatcgccgttctgacgcgggggtga
- the LOC110792629 gene encoding plasmodesmata-located protein 3-like: MSMILTKTAITFSSLFFFLSLVSVNGILDDHRTLIFNRCSSRKLDDPNGEYLDARTTLFDKLHSKSSQSKSDTTFVMVGENYEGSISGRFQCRQDLDDHKCNECMEEFQNVTNGLCGSSMAARIQLSGCHVQYEADTYNGIFSLDEELHHKKCGEPQDVVSNEYYEQIRSQAFEALESEAAGGEGNNGFYSINNHEGFHAMAQCEVGMDECDCAKCVVEAVEVVEKECVSSIYGQVYLGSCYLSYEFNPLEFHGGSGFHGEQRHGAGFRKIAAIAIGGAALLFVVLILFRCFKKKGDDF, encoded by the exons ATGTCTATGATTCTAACAAAAACCGCAATCACTTTCTCTTCATTGTTCTTCTTTCTAAGTTTAGTATCTGTGAATGGGATCTTAGATGATCATAGAACCTTGATTTTCAACCGTTGTTCGTCTAGAAAACTCGATGATCCTAATGGAGAATACTTGGATGCACGAACAACCCTTTTCGACAAGCTTCATTCTAAATCTTCTCAATCGAAATCCGATACGACTTTCGTCATGGTTGGGGAAAACTATGAAGGCTCTATCTCGGGCCGTTTTCAATGTCGTCAAGATTTGGATGATCACAAATGCAACGAGTGTATGGAAGAGTTTCAAAATGTCACTAATGGCTTATGTG GTAGTTCCATGGCGGCTAGAATCCAACTCTCAGGGTGCCATGTACAATACGAGGCAGACACGTATAATGGCATTTTTAGCCTTGACGAAGAATTGCACCACAAAAAGTGTGGTGAACCCCAAGATGTGGTATCAAACGAGTACTATGAGCAAATAAGGAGCCAAGCATTCGAGGCGTTGGAAAGCGAGGCGGCCGGAGGCGAGGGTAATAACGGGTTTTACTCCATAAATAACCATGAAGGATTCCATGCTATGGCTCAATGTGAGGTTGGAATGGATGAATGTGATTGTGCAAAGTGTGTTGTTGAAGCTGTTGAGGTTGTTGAGAAAGAGTGTGTGAGTTCAATTTATGGACAAGTTTATTTGGGATCATGTTACTTGAGCTATGAGTTTAACCCACTTGAATTCCATGGTGGTAGTGGCTTTCATGGAG AGCAAAGGCATGGGGCTGGTTTTAGGAAGATAGCGGCAATCGCAATTGGAGGGGCAGCCCTTTTGTTCgttgttcttattttatttcgaTGCTTCAAGAAGAAGGGTGATG ATTTTTGA